The Mesomycoplasma flocculare ATCC 27399 genome includes a window with the following:
- the dnaG gene encoding DNA primase: MNLSRKILAMTKQDITTYIMKNTDIYGLISQSIALRQKGRDSFVGLCPFHDDTNPSLSVSTTKQIFKCFSCQKSGNIITFVMLLKNLNFFQALEFLNNEYNLKLNINSITKPEKNYSKSELQAFRAFENAVSIYLIELIKIFSTSSQTFIGENHIFSQLINFLKTRGITRQIIEKFKIGFVPTSLLKKLLINSKLFDEEVLKDYSLLNANGQDFFQKRIVFPIENFEGKVVGFSGRCVNTEKCEPKYLNSPSNSLFLKSEILYNYANAIQDNPKEIVITEGFFDVIAFYKAGIKNTVALMGTTLSKKHCELLNNFTVLLALDSDPAGVKASLKSALSLVQNQIKTYILTGFVTKDPDEFLNTFGSEALAGKIKERKSSFDFAYDFYKNEMKDNSSEEIKMFLEKFSPFLEALYYQDIQLSETFFKKIKDDFGISQNSFKFTRQKPQYYQQQDFELEENADYLDNTHRKISANSKLERFRLEHYDLKILEIILYDFLHGDRKKFNYFKSINFKFLDPLNNKFIEKIYAFNGQDPNVYQEISNKLNETVEKIVSQVAKEIATVIFDKNLKNSITIDEFEGFIEQVKKNRERKNKANQIKHRNENNLEMNDDFMTRLFGKGIR; encoded by the coding sequence TTGAATTTATCAAGGAAAATTCTTGCAATGACTAAACAAGATATTACAACCTATATTATGAAAAACACCGATATTTATGGTCTAATTTCACAAAGCATTGCTCTTAGACAAAAAGGCAGAGATTCCTTTGTTGGTCTTTGTCCATTTCATGATGATACAAATCCTTCATTATCAGTCTCAACTACAAAACAAATTTTTAAATGTTTTTCGTGTCAAAAATCAGGGAATATTATAACTTTTGTCATGCTTTTAAAGAATTTAAATTTTTTTCAAGCACTTGAATTTCTAAATAATGAATATAATTTAAAACTTAACATTAATTCTATCACCAAACCAGAAAAAAATTATTCTAAAAGCGAACTTCAAGCATTCCGTGCCTTTGAAAACGCAGTTTCAATATATTTAATTGAACTTATAAAGATTTTTTCGACTTCTTCTCAAACTTTTATAGGAGAAAATCATATTTTTTCCCAACTTATTAATTTTTTAAAAACTCGGGGAATTACAAGACAAATTATCGAAAAATTCAAAATTGGCTTTGTTCCGACATCACTTTTGAAAAAATTACTAATTAATTCAAAACTTTTTGATGAAGAAGTTTTGAAAGATTATTCACTTTTAAATGCAAACGGCCAAGATTTTTTTCAAAAAAGAATTGTTTTCCCAATTGAAAATTTTGAAGGCAAAGTTGTTGGATTTTCCGGGCGCTGTGTAAACACAGAAAAATGCGAGCCTAAATACTTAAACTCACCTTCAAATAGTTTGTTTTTAAAGTCCGAAATTCTTTATAATTATGCAAATGCGATTCAAGACAATCCAAAAGAAATAGTTATTACAGAAGGATTTTTTGATGTAATTGCTTTTTATAAGGCAGGAATTAAAAATACAGTAGCACTTATGGGAACAACTTTAAGCAAAAAACACTGTGAATTACTGAATAATTTTACAGTTTTGCTTGCCCTTGATAGTGATCCGGCCGGAGTTAAAGCCAGCTTAAAATCGGCGCTCAGTCTTGTACAAAACCAAATAAAAACTTACATTTTAACAGGGTTTGTCACTAAAGATCCTGACGAATTTTTAAATACTTTTGGTTCTGAAGCTTTAGCTGGAAAAATTAAAGAGCGCAAAAGTAGTTTTGATTTTGCATATGACTTTTATAAAAACGAAATGAAGGATAATTCAAGCGAGGAAATTAAAATGTTTCTTGAGAAATTTAGCCCTTTTTTAGAAGCATTATATTATCAAGATATACAATTATCAGAAACTTTTTTTAAAAAGATTAAGGATGATTTTGGTATATCTCAAAACAGTTTTAAATTTACAAGACAAAAACCGCAATATTATCAACAACAGGATTTTGAGCTTGAAGAAAATGCTGATTATCTAGACAACACTCACCGGAAAATTAGCGCAAATTCAAAGCTAGAACGTTTCCGCCTCGAGCATTATGATCTAAAAATCCTGGAAATAATTTTATATGATTTTCTTCATGGTGATAGGAAAAAATTTAATTATTTTAAATCAATTAATTTTAAATTTTTAGATCCTCTCAATAACAAATTTATTGAAAAAATTTATGCTTTCAACGGTCAGGATCCAAATGTTTACCAGGAAATTTCAAATAAACTTAATGAAACGGTAGAAAAAATAGTGAGTCAGGTCGCGAAGGAAATTGCAACGGTAATTTTTGATAAAAATTTAAAAAACAGCATAACTATCGACGAGTTTGAAGGGTTTATAGAACAGGTAAAAAAAAATAGAGAACGAAAAAACAAAGCAA
- the rpsB gene encoding 30S ribosomal protein S2, translating into MEKITSTKKDQNVVSKDNDLLNINDISAENIGETLIISKQKLLEAGVYFGHKSSQWHPKMSQFLLKRKRNETHIIDVLKTQKMLEIAYKLVEKFAQKGAKFIFVGTKKQAKKVVEEQAIRTNSIYVSGRWLGGTLTNSRTILSRLKTMDDLEKQAANNFQGYTKKEILSKQKQLTKLQKNLNGIKGLKDVPLFSLIMLVADPLKDIIAVKEARKKGIKIIGIIDSNVDPSLVDFGIPANDDSTKSITLIFTVLADAIASAKGGKKLFAYQPDEQISLPEDPEKEQKQLRYRNNAFEKFEKTKNHLKEKVVKSTKSEIKTEDKSNTQNQERV; encoded by the coding sequence ATGGAGAAGATAACCTCAACTAAAAAAGACCAAAATGTTGTGTCAAAGGATAATGATTTATTAAACATTAACGATATTAGCGCTGAAAATATTGGCGAAACTCTGATTATTTCAAAGCAAAAATTACTTGAAGCCGGTGTTTATTTTGGTCACAAATCATCTCAATGACACCCAAAAATGTCGCAATTTTTATTAAAAAGAAAAAGAAACGAAACCCACATTATTGATGTTTTAAAAACACAAAAAATGTTGGAAATTGCATATAAATTAGTTGAAAAATTTGCTCAAAAAGGTGCTAAATTTATTTTTGTTGGCACTAAAAAACAAGCAAAAAAAGTTGTAGAAGAACAAGCAATCCGCACGAATTCTATTTATGTCTCAGGGAGGTGACTAGGAGGAACCCTAACAAATAGTCGAACAATTTTGTCCCGACTTAAAACAATGGATGATCTTGAAAAACAGGCAGCTAATAATTTTCAAGGGTATACAAAAAAAGAAATACTTTCAAAACAGAAACAATTAACTAAATTGCAAAAAAATCTTAACGGAATTAAGGGGTTAAAAGATGTCCCACTCTTTTCTTTAATTATGTTAGTAGCTGATCCGCTAAAAGATATAATTGCCGTTAAAGAAGCTCGTAAAAAGGGTATAAAAATTATCGGAATAATAGATTCAAATGTTGATCCCTCATTAGTTGACTTTGGAATTCCAGCAAATGATGATTCTACAAAATCAATTACGTTAATATTTACTGTATTAGCAGATGCAATTGCCTCTGCAAAAGGTGGAAAAAAACTTTTTGCTTATCAGCCAGATGAACAAATAAGTCTTCCAGAAGATCCTGAAAAAGAACAAAAACAACTTCGTTATCGCAATAATGCATTTGAAAAATTCGAAAAAACTAAAAATCACTTAAAAGAAAAGGTAGTTAAAAGTACAAAGTCTGAAATAAAAACTGAAGATAAGTCTAACACACAAAATCAAGAAAGAGTGTAA
- a CDS encoding glycine--tRNA ligase: MAKIENYNFFINQLKKLGFVFPSSQIYGGLANSYDYGHFGVLLAKNIESFWADFFVTSNPNAFFIDSKILLNPKVWNSSGHLDNFTDLLVENKINKKRYRVDYLFEKAFPDVEFEKLSMSEVQEYLSRIENFENSKAKWNIPKKFNLLFQTYQGVVENEKTPLYLRPETAQGIFINFKTLLRTTKNSLPLIIAQVGKSFRNEISPGNFIFRTREFTQMELEIFTKPEEAELVFQSQIEKIKRFLLKLGFSEKSIRLNYHKSEKLAHYAKSTVDFDYNFNFGWGELIGISNRGDYDLKNHAKKSGENLEFVDSATGYKCFPYIIEPSMGLDRLMLAVLEESFRFDQQKNRYFLQFPFVLSPYKVAVLPLLKKFSFLAEKIWKNLIKHKIYAAISNSGSIGKRYYYHDSIGTYFCITIDEQTNEDQSVTIRFRDTTKQQRIKIGEIIEFIKENSCND, encoded by the coding sequence ATGGCTAAAATTGAAAACTATAATTTTTTTATTAATCAACTTAAAAAATTAGGATTTGTGTTTCCTAGTTCACAAATTTATGGCGGTTTAGCTAATTCGTATGATTACGGGCATTTTGGTGTTCTTTTGGCAAAAAATATTGAGAGTTTCTGAGCTGATTTTTTCGTGACATCTAATCCTAATGCTTTTTTTATTGACAGCAAAATTTTACTAAACCCAAAAGTTTGGAACTCATCAGGTCATCTTGATAATTTTACCGATTTATTAGTTGAAAATAAAATTAACAAAAAACGTTACCGTGTGGACTACTTGTTTGAAAAGGCTTTTCCTGATGTTGAATTTGAGAAATTATCTATGTCTGAAGTTCAAGAATATTTATCTAGAATCGAAAATTTCGAGAATTCAAAAGCTAAATGAAATATTCCTAAAAAATTTAACTTACTTTTTCAAACCTATCAAGGCGTAGTCGAAAATGAAAAAACCCCTTTATATTTAAGACCGGAAACCGCCCAAGGCATTTTTATAAATTTCAAAACACTTTTACGGACAACCAAAAATAGTTTGCCTCTAATAATAGCTCAGGTTGGAAAATCTTTTCGTAACGAAATTTCCCCTGGAAATTTTATATTCCGTACTCGCGAATTTACACAGATGGAGTTAGAAATTTTCACAAAACCTGAAGAAGCCGAACTTGTTTTTCAATCTCAGATTGAAAAAATTAAAAGGTTTTTACTAAAATTAGGTTTTAGCGAAAAATCAATTCGTCTAAACTATCACAAATCAGAAAAGTTAGCTCATTATGCAAAATCAACAGTTGATTTTGACTATAATTTCAATTTTGGTTGAGGCGAGCTGATTGGCATTAGCAATCGCGGTGATTATGATTTGAAAAATCATGCAAAAAAAAGTGGGGAAAATCTTGAATTTGTTGATTCAGCAACAGGGTATAAATGTTTTCCTTATATTATCGAGCCTTCAATGGGCTTAGATCGTCTAATGTTGGCGGTTTTAGAAGAAAGTTTTCGTTTTGACCAACAAAAAAATCGTTATTTTTTGCAGTTTCCGTTTGTTTTAAGCCCTTATAAAGTTGCAGTTTTACCACTTTTGAAAAAGTTCAGTTTTTTAGCAGAAAAAATATGAAAAAACTTAATTAAACATAAAATTTATGCTGCAATATCAAACTCAGGGTCAATTGGAAAAAGATATTACTATCATGATTCAATTGGCACCTATTTTTGTATCACAATTGATGAGCAAACAAACGAAGATCAAAGTGTAACTATAAGATTTCGTGATACAACTAAACAACAAAGAATAAAAATTGGGGAAATAATTGAATTTATCAAGGAAAATTCTTGCAATGACTAA
- the tsf gene encoding translation elongation factor Ts → MSQIDKFAKIKELRKITDAPFIDCKKALESSGYDIDSAIDWLKKNGKSKALKKADRIAAEGLVLALKSADSALVFELNSETDFVAKNQNFINLQQKISNLLLQNDFENLENALLIQDSEGRTISELLVLATATIGEKITLRRVFKTKLSSEENVGIYTHSNGQIAVITILKGGNSEVAKNISMHVAALNPEYVFKNEVLETKLKEIHEEAEKKALSEIKNFEKKPENIKTEILKGMVEKQLSEFVLELQPLALDSSISVVKYLAQNSSTLLKVVRFEVGEGIQRQNVDFSTEVNQQIHEVKKKKKNKLILD, encoded by the coding sequence ATGTCACAAATTGATAAGTTTGCTAAAATTAAGGAACTAAGAAAAATTACTGATGCGCCTTTTATTGATTGCAAAAAAGCATTAGAAAGTTCTGGATATGATATTGATTCAGCGATTGATTGGCTTAAGAAAAATGGCAAGTCAAAAGCTTTAAAAAAAGCAGACCGAATTGCAGCTGAAGGTTTAGTTTTAGCGCTAAAAAGTGCTGATTCTGCTTTAGTTTTTGAATTAAATTCTGAAACAGATTTTGTTGCGAAAAATCAAAATTTCATTAATTTGCAACAAAAAATTAGTAATCTACTTTTACAAAATGACTTTGAAAATTTAGAAAATGCTTTGCTTATTCAGGACTCAGAAGGTAGGACAATTTCTGAATTATTGGTTTTAGCAACTGCAACAATTGGTGAAAAAATTACTTTACGACGTGTGTTCAAAACTAAACTTTCTAGCGAAGAAAATGTCGGAATTTATACTCACTCAAATGGCCAAATTGCAGTTATAACAATCTTAAAAGGCGGTAATTCAGAGGTTGCAAAAAACATTTCAATGCATGTTGCAGCATTGAATCCAGAGTATGTTTTTAAAAATGAAGTCTTAGAAACAAAACTAAAAGAAATTCATGAAGAGGCTGAGAAAAAAGCATTGTCTGAAATAAAAAATTTTGAAAAAAAGCCAGAAAATATCAAAACCGAAATATTAAAAGGTATGGTAGAAAAGCAACTTTCTGAATTTGTTCTTGAACTTCAACCTTTGGCTTTAGATAGTTCGATTTCTGTTGTTAAATATTTGGCGCAAAATTCATCTACTTTGTTAAAGGTTGTTCGTTTTGAAGTTGGCGAGGGAATTCAAAGGCAAAATGTTGATTTTTCAACAGAAGTTAATCAACAAATTCATGAGGTCAAAAAAAAAAAAAAAAATAAACTAATTTTAGACTAA
- the ffh gene encoding signal recognition particle protein, which produces MLDFLTNRIQSSLKKIQKSVTINEQDLTEITREIRLALLEADVNLFVVKDFINKVKTQVLKQGLTSKLNPQQEFLKILHQNLVEILGINSKSLNFTKNPTIIMLVGLQGSGKTTTVVKLAVFARKKKLAKKILLVACDTYRPAAIEQLQQLAKQVSIDVFHSGKTPVEIAKNAVIYSKNNNFDLVIFDTAGRLSINEELMNELFEIKKTIHPEETIFVLDALSGQDIINVAQIFNQKITLTGAIITKLDSNARAGAALSITNLLKIPILLIGTGEKIAALELFYPNRIADRILGMGDVMSLLEQAEENIDKKAVKKLSHRMFSGQFNLDDLLNSLAQIQKIGRFSKVIKMIPGLSGKIDQDQIDDVEKKMGLYKILISSMTMEERKKPKLLKNPSRRSRILRGSGRSNAEFNRLISEFESMSKKMSEFSLKNLNLDSFIK; this is translated from the coding sequence ATGTTAGATTTTTTAACTAATCGAATTCAATCTTCTTTAAAAAAAATCCAAAAATCAGTAACTATAAATGAACAAGATTTAACCGAAATAACCCGGGAAATTCGCCTTGCTTTGTTAGAAGCCGATGTTAATTTGTTCGTTGTGAAGGATTTTATTAATAAGGTTAAAACTCAAGTTTTAAAGCAAGGCTTGACTTCCAAACTAAATCCGCAGCAAGAATTTTTGAAAATTTTGCACCAAAATCTTGTTGAAATTCTTGGTATAAATTCAAAATCCCTTAATTTTACCAAAAATCCTACTATTATAATGTTAGTTGGGCTTCAAGGTTCAGGAAAAACAACAACAGTTGTCAAACTTGCCGTTTTTGCAAGAAAAAAAAAATTGGCAAAAAAAATTTTATTAGTTGCTTGCGATACATATCGTCCTGCTGCAATAGAGCAGTTACAACAATTAGCAAAACAAGTTTCAATTGATGTTTTTCATAGCGGAAAAACGCCGGTTGAAATTGCAAAAAATGCCGTAATTTATAGTAAAAATAACAATTTTGATCTTGTAATTTTCGATACAGCAGGAAGACTTTCAATTAATGAAGAGTTGATGAATGAACTATTTGAAATTAAAAAAACTATTCATCCTGAGGAAACTATTTTTGTTCTAGATGCGCTTTCAGGCCAAGATATTATTAATGTAGCGCAAATATTTAACCAAAAAATTACGCTTACAGGCGCGATTATTACAAAATTAGACTCAAATGCTCGAGCTGGAGCCGCGCTTTCAATTACTAATTTATTAAAAATCCCAATTTTGTTAATAGGAACAGGCGAAAAAATTGCAGCACTTGAGCTTTTCTACCCAAATAGAATAGCGGATCGAATTTTAGGAATGGGCGATGTAATGTCGCTTTTAGAGCAAGCTGAAGAAAATATTGATAAAAAAGCAGTCAAAAAATTATCACATCGAATGTTTTCTGGACAATTTAATTTAGACGATCTTTTAAATAGTTTAGCGCAAATTCAAAAAATTGGAAGATTTTCTAAAGTAATTAAAATGATACCTGGTTTGTCAGGAAAAATTGATCAAGATCAAATTGATGATGTCGAAAAGAAGATGGGTCTTTACAAAATTTTAATTTCATCAATGACAATGGAAGAAAGGAAAAAACCCAAACTTTTAAAAAATCCGTCGCGAAGAAGCCGTATTTTGCGTGGTTCAGGAAGATCAAATGCTGAATTTAATCGTTTGATTAGTGAATTTGAATCAATGTCAAAAAAAATGTCCGAATTTTCATTAAAAAATCTTAATCTTGACTCTTTTATTAAATAA
- the recU gene encoding Holliday junction resolvase RecU: MNHKNRGMFLEKIINNTIEFYCENDIAIFHKKNLDISFKAVSKNLAVNDAFIFKKSTVDYYGIYKGIFIAFEAKSTNENALNLKQIPEHQLNYLQKIRKHYGCAFFIIFFKQLEKFYIVSISKIDLSWKSITVEFLEKQGFEIALTYPGIIDFIGYIEQML, from the coding sequence ATGAATCACAAAAACCGCGGAATGTTTCTTGAGAAAATTATTAACAATACAATTGAGTTTTATTGTGAAAATGATATTGCCATATTTCATAAAAAAAATTTAGACATTAGTTTTAAAGCTGTTAGCAAAAACTTAGCGGTAAATGATGCTTTTATTTTTAAAAAATCCACAGTTGATTATTATGGAATTTATAAAGGAATTTTTATTGCATTTGAAGCAAAAAGCACAAATGAAAACGCGCTAAATTTAAAGCAAATCCCAGAACATCAATTAAATTATTTACAAAAAATCCGTAAGCATTACGGTTGCGCATTTTTTATAATTTTTTTTAAACAGTTGGAAAAATTTTATATTGTGAGTATTAGCAAAATTGATCTATCTTGAAAGTCAATTACTGTTGAGTTTTTGGAAAAACAAGGCTTTGAAATCGCGCTAACATATCCAGGAATAATTGATTTTATTGGTTATATTGAACAAATGCTTTAA